The Candidatus Binatota bacterium genome has a window encoding:
- a CDS encoding TetR/AcrR family transcriptional regulator: MADEQQGRKLSRKERELQFRLNIVLDAAVEVFSEKSFGHVSVEEIATRAEISVGTLYNLFHSKEEVYTAVVSRSQGEFLDTIERLLGEARGPREQVLAVVRGHLQHFASVENAMKIYISATNGFQWELRTKLAVEVSERLSGFEAQVVNICQAGMDEGIFKKDVSAQDLAAVILGVPHSFLMAAARNDPPDVAATIPVAEITIDRLLGTD, from the coding sequence ATGGCTGACGAACAACAGGGACGAAAGCTGTCGCGCAAAGAGCGCGAGCTGCAGTTCAGGCTCAACATTGTCCTGGACGCTGCCGTGGAGGTGTTTTCGGAGAAGAGCTTCGGGCATGTGTCTGTCGAAGAGATCGCGACCCGCGCCGAGATCAGCGTGGGTACGCTGTACAATCTTTTTCACAGCAAAGAAGAGGTCTACACTGCAGTTGTCTCACGATCACAGGGCGAGTTTCTCGACACGATTGAGCGATTGCTGGGCGAGGCCCGCGGTCCGCGCGAGCAGGTACTGGCCGTTGTGCGCGGGCACCTGCAGCACTTCGCCAGTGTTGAGAACGCGATGAAGATCTACATATCGGCCACTAACGGTTTTCAGTGGGAGCTGCGGACCAAGCTGGCTGTTGAAGTAAGCGAACGGTTATCGGGCTTCGAGGCCCAAGTGGTCAACATATGCCAGGCGGGCATGGACGAGGGCATATTCAAAAAAGATGTGTCGGCGCAGGATCTTGCGGCGGTGATCCTCGGCGTGCCCCACTCCTTTCTGATGGCTGCTGCACGCAATGACCCGCCCGACGTGGCTGCCACCATACCGGTGGCCGAAATCACAATCGATCGTCTCCTGGGCACTGATTGA
- a CDS encoding cytochrome P450 yields MEPVRELGLDEINLSEQSFWELSEETREGAFATLREQRPVAWFEAPDVGDIPGLEAGSGYWALTRHADVLEASRNPELFSSDSSYGGTQIIDLPAEYSEFFNGMISMDDPRHARLRGLISAGFTPRMLGRIEQAVERAAREVVDSVIEKGECDFVLDVASPFPLMIICDMMGIPRSQLDFVFDRSNIILGAGDPDYVADVQDMVMAQLTAGAELAQLMEELRTERIAKPTDDITSVLVNAEVDGERLTAQELSSFFVLLAVAGNETTRTAISQGLKALNDNPDQQRLWMDDFDGLNATAVEEIVRWATPVIHFRRTVTRDTVIGGQAVKEGDKVVLWYNSANRDEDAFERPFDFDLARSPNEHVGFGGPGPHFCLGANLARREITVLFRELFSRMPDIRPTGDPDRLLSFFIHGLKRMPAEFTPGALSAS; encoded by the coding sequence TTGGAACCTGTACGCGAACTTGGACTCGATGAAATCAACCTCTCTGAACAAAGCTTCTGGGAGCTGAGCGAAGAAACACGCGAGGGCGCGTTTGCCACTCTCAGGGAGCAGCGCCCGGTGGCCTGGTTCGAGGCGCCCGACGTGGGCGACATTCCCGGCCTTGAGGCCGGCTCGGGCTACTGGGCACTGACCCGCCACGCTGACGTGCTCGAGGCCAGCCGCAACCCCGAACTCTTCAGCTCCGACTCGAGCTATGGTGGCACTCAGATCATCGACCTGCCGGCGGAGTACAGCGAGTTCTTCAACGGCATGATCTCCATGGACGACCCGCGCCACGCTCGCCTGCGCGGGCTGATCTCGGCGGGTTTCACGCCGCGCATGCTCGGTCGCATAGAGCAGGCCGTGGAGCGCGCCGCACGCGAGGTGGTCGATTCGGTCATCGAGAAAGGCGAGTGCGACTTCGTGCTCGACGTGGCCTCACCGTTTCCGCTCATGATCATCTGCGACATGATGGGCATCCCGCGCAGCCAGCTCGACTTCGTGTTCGACCGCTCCAACATAATCCTGGGCGCGGGCGATCCCGACTACGTGGCCGACGTGCAGGACATGGTCATGGCCCAGCTCACGGCCGGGGCCGAGCTGGCCCAGCTCATGGAGGAACTGCGCACGGAGCGCATCGCCAAGCCCACCGACGACATCACCTCGGTGCTGGTCAACGCCGAGGTTGACGGCGAGAGGCTCACCGCCCAGGAGTTGTCATCGTTCTTCGTGCTGCTGGCGGTGGCCGGCAACGAGACCACGCGTACTGCCATCTCGCAGGGCTTGAAGGCATTGAACGATAATCCTGACCAGCAGCGCCTGTGGATGGACGACTTTGACGGCCTCAACGCGACCGCGGTAGAAGAGATAGTGCGCTGGGCAACGCCGGTCATTCATTTTCGGCGCACGGTCACCCGCGACACCGTCATCGGTGGACAGGCGGTAAAAGAGGGTGACAAGGTGGTGCTGTGGTACAACTCTGCCAACCGCGACGAGGACGCGTTCGAGCGGCCCTTTGATTTCGACCTGGCCCGAAGTCCCAACGAGCACGTGGGGTTCGGTGGCCCCGGGCCCCACTTCTGCCTGGGCGCCAACCTGGCCAGGCGCGAAATAACGGTATTGTTCCGCGAGCTTTTCAGCCGCATGCCCGACATAAGGCCCACTGGCGACCCCGACCGCCTGCTGTCGTTTTTCATACACGGCCTCAAGCGAATGCCGGCCGAGTTTACGCCGGGCGCGCTGTCGGCCTCCTGA